In the genome of Pseudomonas fluorescens, the window TGGCAGCGGGTTTCGGGTTCCAGTGATTTGCACCTGGGTGCCCATCCCCAGGCCGAGTCCGGTGTTGTCTATGTGGGAGCCGTCCCGCCGCTGGGGCGGCTCGATCCGGCGATGCTGCGGGGGGTGGCACAACTGGCGCGCGAGTTCGGTGATGCCAGTCTGCGCTTCACACCCTGGCAAAGCCTGCTGCTGCCCAATGTCCGCATGGAAAACGCCGCCGAAGTCATACGGCGTTTGCAACGTCTGGGCTTGTCCTGTGAAGCCGGTCAGCCATTGTCCCGGTTGATCGCCTGCACCGGTTCCAGCGGTTGCGCCAAGGGATTGGCCGAGACCAAGGGCGATGCCCTGCAACTGGCCGCGCTGCTGCACCGCCATGGACCGGCGCCGAACATGCACCTGAGCGGTTGCCCGCGTTCCTGCGCCGCCGCGCATACGGCGCCCGTCACATTACTGGCCGTCGCCCAAGGTCACTACGATCTCTATTTTCGCGATGCAGCGCAGCCGGGATTCGGCGCGCTTCACGCACGCAACCTTACTATTGAAGCGGTCGCGGCCCTGCTCGACGCCCGCTCACGGAGCCCCCTTGATGCTTGATTACATCCGCGACGGTCAGGAGATCTATCGCAACTCTTTCGCGATCATTCGCGCCGAGGCCAACCTCGAGCGAATCCCAGGCGATCTGGAGAAACTCGCGGTCCGTGTGATTCACGCCTGCGGCATGGTCGAGGCCATCGACGGTTTGCAGTTTTCCGAAGGGGCGGGCAAGGCCGGGCGTGATGCGCTGGCGGCCGGCGCGCCGATTCTGTGCGATGCGCGGATGGTCTCCGAAGGCGTTACCCGCGCGCGGTTGCCGGCGAACAATCCGGTGATCTGCACCTTGCGCGACGAGAGTGTTCCGGAACTGGCTCGTGAATTGGGTAACACCCGCTCAGCCGCTGCGCTGGAACTGTGGCGTCCGCACCTCGAAGGCAGCGTGGTGGTCATCGGCAACGCCCCGACGGCACTGTTTTACTTGCTAGAAATGCTCGACGCCGGTGCGCTAAAACCGGCGCTGATCCTCGGCTTCCCGGTGGGCTTCGTCGGCGCCGCCGAATCCAAGGCAGCGCTGGCGGCCGACAGCCGTGGCGTGCCTTTTGTCATCATGCAGGGTCGCCTGGGCGGTAGCGCCATGGCCGCCGCTGCCGTCAATGCCCTCGCCACGGAGATCGAATGATGCAGCAACCTGGACGTTTGATCGGCCTCGGCGTCGGCCCCGGTGATCCGGAACTGATTACCATCAAGGCTCTGCGTTTGCTGCGCGAGTCGCCGGTGGTGGCGTATTTCGTGGCCAAGGGCAAGAAAGGCAACGCCTTCGGCATCATCGAAGCGCATCTGCAGGAAGCGCAGAATCTGTTGCCGCTGGTATATCCAGTGACCACCGAGGCGTTGCCGGCGCCGTTATCCTACGAGCAAGTGATCAGCGACTTCTACGATGACGCCGCCACAGAACTGGCGACGCATCTCGATGCCGGTCGCGACGTGGCGGTGATCTGCGAGGGCGATCCGTTCTTCTACGGCTCCTACATGTACCTGCACGACCGGCTCGCCGAGCGTTATCAGGCCGAAGTCGTGCCGGGCGTGTGCTCGATGCTCGGCGGCGCCTCGGTGCTCGGTGCGCCGCTGGTGTATCGCAATCAGAGTCTGTCGGTTTTGTCCGGTGTGCTGCCGCACGACGAACTCAAGCGTCGCCTGGCCGATGCCGATGCGGCCGTCATCATGAAACTGGGGCGCAACTTTCCCAAGGTTCGCCAGGTGCTGGAGGAACTCGGCCTGGCCGAACGTGCGTTGTACGTCGAGCGCGCAACCATGGCCAATCAGAAGATCGTGCCGCTGGATCAGGTCGAGCCGATGTCCTCGCCGTATTTCTCGCTGATCATCGTTCCCGGTGAAAGGTGGCAAGGCTGATGACCCGTCCAGTTCCGGCGATTGTCATTCTCGGCAATGGCAGCCTCGCTACCGCACGCAGCATTCAGCAGGTGTACCCCGAAGCCCTTATCCATGGCCTGGCCGAACGGGTCGAAGGCGCGGATCGGGCCTATCACGAATTCGGCGCGACCCTGCGCGAGCTCTATCAACAGGGCACACCGATCATTGCCCTGTGCGCGGCGGGGATCGTGATC includes:
- a CDS encoding precorrin-8X methylmutase, encoding MLDYIRDGQEIYRNSFAIIRAEANLERIPGDLEKLAVRVIHACGMVEAIDGLQFSEGAGKAGRDALAAGAPILCDARMVSEGVTRARLPANNPVICTLRDESVPELARELGNTRSAAALELWRPHLEGSVVVIGNAPTALFYLLEMLDAGALKPALILGFPVGFVGAAESKAALAADSRGVPFVIMQGRLGGSAMAAAAVNALATEIE
- a CDS encoding precorrin-2 C(20)-methyltransferase produces the protein MQQPGRLIGLGVGPGDPELITIKALRLLRESPVVAYFVAKGKKGNAFGIIEAHLQEAQNLLPLVYPVTTEALPAPLSYEQVISDFYDDAATELATHLDAGRDVAVICEGDPFFYGSYMYLHDRLAERYQAEVVPGVCSMLGGASVLGAPLVYRNQSLSVLSGVLPHDELKRRLADADAAVIMKLGRNFPKVRQVLEELGLAERALYVERATMANQKIVPLDQVEPMSSPYFSLIIVPGERWQG